The window CCGAGTTCGTGCCGCTGGGCGGCACGATCAATTTGTTCGTGTTTTTGTCCTTCGCTCTTTCGCCCGGGTTGCTGACCCGGGCGCTGGTTACGCTGACCGAGGCAAAAAGCGCCCTTTTGGCCGAACTGGGAGTTTTCAGCACTTACGGCGAACATACGGCTACCGGTACCGGCACGGACGGAGTGATTGTCGCGATGAACGACGGCGGGCGTTCTTACAACGATGTCGGCACGCACTCGGAAGTAGGGCATCTTTTGGCCAAAGCCGCCAAGAAAGCCATCGCTTCCACGCTTTGCCGCGAATGTTATTGGGGCGCGTCCGCCCGGCTTTCGGCGGCGCGCGTGCTGGAAAGGCTGAAGGGGAGAGTTGCCGACAAAGAGGCTCTTTACGGCAGCTTCCGCCAACTTTCTTTTGCCGAACAGGAAAGTTTGACCGAAGGCCTGACCGTGTGGTATCTGATAGAAGAACGCCGTGCCTGGAACGGACTGTCGGCGGGCGTTTATGGCTGGCTGCGCGCGGAACTTATGAAGAAATACCCGATTTTGTCCGATTGGCTTTGCGGGCCGGCCT is drawn from Acidaminococcales bacterium and contains these coding sequences:
- a CDS encoding adenosylcobinamide amidohydrolase; protein product: MLIAEHRLIGGGRAEIGMAEISFRFDRPRTVLSTSEYNGGIKKVYGVFNQELPPGVISAADLPGGTVPAYFAIRSEELGFSSASGLLTSARMPCYGYYSARAGEITVQAFATGGVEGNAARAGEAPLYGESASEFVPLGGTINLFVFLSFALSPGLLTRALVTLTEAKSALLAELGVFSTYGEHTATGTGTDGVIVAMNDGGRSYNDVGTHSEVGHLLAKAAKKAIASTLCRECYWGASARLSAARVLERLKGRVADKEALYGSFRQLSFAEQESLTEGLTVWYLIEERRAWNGLSAGVYGWLRAELMKKYPILSDWLCGPAFSGRKVSR